The genome window ATGCCCATGTGTCAGGAGCCCCGAGGCTTGGAAGCTCAGACTCTGAGCCCACAGAGGAGAGTGGCGGGCTGTCTTCAGACTCCGCCTAGCCCAGTGCATTTCTCCTGGCGCCCAGCTCTACACCCAGCCTTTCCCGCCCCTTTGTTCCCACTGGACCCATGGCCGCCTCCCTGGGCACTGACACACCAGAACCTAGCCCTCCTGGTGACCCCAGCAATGCCCCAGCCTGCCTGCTGCCTGCCAGGTGGCTCCTCCATAGGTCCCCTTCTGCCATCCTTTCCCTCAGTTCACAGGCCTCTCGCCCTCGTTTCTGAGGCTCCTCCTCCTTGCTTCGCCCAGCAGATTGAGGAACCCTCACCTCCCAGGATGACCAGCGCAGCCCCTGCTAAGAAGCCCTACCGTAAGGCACCGCCCGAGCATCGGGAGCTGCGGCTGGAAGTTCCTGGACCCCAGCTTGAGCAGGAGGTCAGCAAGGCTGGTACCCCCACCCTGGCTGGCAGAGGCAGCCCCTGAGGCTGTGTGTCTGGCTGACTTCTGTGGGAGGGGACTTCTGGCCCCCCCAGTTGGGGTGAAAGTGTAACTCTGCTGGTGGGGACAGCATAGGCTCCCAGGGGCCAGCCCTAGCATGTGCCCATGTGGCAGGGTGCCCCagaggctgggtagctcagcagCAGTGACCCCACACATGTACTGTTGTTCTTCCTGCCAGAGGCAGCCCACCAGACTGAGGGTCCTAACCCGCTGGAGGCCGGGACTCGCGTCCTCCACTAGTGGAGGGGAGCCGTTCAGCCTGCGGCCCCTCTGGAGGCTGCTGGGACGTGGTGTTCTAGCCACTTCCACCAGGCCAGCTGTCCCTCACTGTCCCCGGAAGGCTGGCCCCCCCTCCAGCTCTGCTTTGCTGATATTTGTTAACTACATCAGTTGTCCTCCCTCGTTAAGCTTACTAACAGGAGGAAATGAGTGTGGTGGTTTATTCTGCTCGCTACGGGGTTTCCTGCCTGTGTGCATGGAGCGCAGTCACAGAACTTGAGAGATTGTCAGCACATTCTGAGCGCCAGGCATACCATGGCCACTTTGGTCAGCTTTCAGCAGAGATGCCATGATGTGCCCATTTCAGCTCAGAGAACAGTAAATAAAATGGTCAGATATTGTGCGAGGCGCCACCTACCAGAACTTCTGGTTTTGTAGATGACACTAAGGCTCAGTAAGGTTAGTGTGACCCGTGTGTGGTAGAAAAGGGTCAAACCCAGGTGTCAGTGGCTCCAGAGTCCCTGGTCTAGGCCACCCACCTCATTTTCCTGACCCTGAAGCAGTCCTGGCATTTGAAGCAGTCAGTTCAGTTTGGAGAGGGTACCTTGACATCTCTATCTTGCCGTAGCACGTGCTTGCTCTGCTTTGTGTGTGGCTGAACCCTGACTCTTGGGCCATGACCAAAGTGTAGGGGGTTCAGGAGGATGGGGTAGgaggtttttattgtttttttgtttgtttgttttttacagggacagagagagagtcagagagagggatagacagggacagacagacaggaatggagagagatgagaagcatcaatcatcagtttttcactgccacacagttgttcattgattgctttctcatatgtgccttgaccacaggccttcagcagacggagtaaccccttgcttgagccagcgaccttgggtccaagctggtgagctttgctcaaaccagattagcccgtgctcaagctggtgacctcggggtctcaaacctgggtcctccacatcccagtctgacgctctatccactgtgccaccgcctggtcaggcggcggTAGGAGGTTTTTCAAAGCAAGAGAAGACACTGAATTCACTCCTCTCAGTCAGGTTGGGCCAGCAGTTCTTCCCCCATGCCCGTGTTCCCCTCCAGCCCCTGTACTAGCCTGATTCTACTTAAGGGCCAGAATCCTACTGTATCTCAGCCTGAAATCTTGACTTTTCTGGAACATCTCTGCCGTGCCTGCAGGGCTCGTATGATCCCCGTGAATAGCTGAGAGGCTCTCTTTATCCCTGGGAGAGGTAGCATGGGTACCAGGACTTATTTGCAACTGGCTGTAGGCTTGAGAGAGGGATTGGAGCTGGTGTGTGTAAGGGCGAGGGTCAGAAGGGGTTCTAGAATCTTCAGTTGGTGTGGGAGagctagttttgttttttctgggcACGACTGGGTTGCCCTCACCTCTGCAGGGCACTCACTGCAGCCCACTTCTGCTGTGCgagtctctctctgggcctcagagtgGCCCTTCCCAGGGCGTTTGGGAGGGGGCCAAGCAGGAGGCCGGTGGTCTAGAGCCTCTGAGCCTCAGGCTTCTGTTTCTTTGTGCCCAGGATTCCCTGACTGATGCAGAGAGGATGAAGTGAGTATCTGCTCCCCAAGAgcctgccctgcctcccctctgtccctcttAGCTCCAGGCACAGCTGTTGGTAGAGTTGGGCTCCTTGGCTTAGGTAGAGGTACATGTTGGGTTAGGATGGCGTGCTTTCGGGACTCTGGGAGGGGGCTTAATGTGCATATTTCTTCTGGGAAAAGGGGTTTGTTCCATGGGCTCCAAGAGTACCTGGAGTCAAGGAGGAGATGGTGGTCAAGGCCCGCCCTTGCCAGCGAGCCCGTCCCCAGCTCCGGGCCCTCCAGTGCCAGCCGCCTTCCCTGGGGCCCTTTCTGTGCACCACGTGAGGAGGATGCTGCAGGAGGGCGATGCTGGGCTGGGTTTCCAGGAGATTAATAATGAAGCAGCCTGATTGTGCTGTGGGGAAACTGGAGCTGGGGGCTCGCTGGCTTGGGCTGTCACCGGAGACAGACCGGGAACTGTACCCCTACCCAgttctgtcttctcattctccAGGGTGTGAGTGTGGGGGGGCAGACTGCCATCTAATGTCCCCTCTGTCTCCTCCGTCCTCCAACCCAGGCCGTGTTCTCAGGGCCAGCGAGCCTGTGGCCTCTGCTGCCCCAGACCTGGGCCCGTGTTGCCTGTGTTTATGTCATCCCCACTCCTTTCTCCCTGAccagcctggggctccagggCTGGCCCTCCACCTCTGATGCCCCTCTGCCCTTGACCGCCTCACCCTGCCAGGCTGTTGCAGCAGGAGAATGAGGAGCTGCGCCGgcgcctggccttggccaccaggcGCACCGAGGCCCTGGAGCGCGAGCTGGAAATCGGGCAGGACTGCCTGGAGCTGGAGCTAGGCCAGAGCCGCGAGGAGCTGGACAAGTTTAAGGACAAGTTCCGCAGGTACAGGAATGAGGGCTAGGACACGTGCACGCATCTCCCCGTTCACCGGGGGCCAgctgggggaggcctgaggctggACATGGTCTGTGGGATGAGATTGTGACCCAGGGGTCCGCCTTGTATTCCTCTGCAGGCTGCAGAACAGCTACACGGCTTCCCAGAGGACCAACCAGGAGCTGGAGGACAAGCTGCACACACTGGTAATCTGTCCAGGATGGCAGTTTGGCTGGCACTGTGTTCACAGCGCAACAGCGGGCTAGGACTCGCCAAGGATGCGCCCCCGCCCTGGGGcatggggagggcagggggacagCGGTGGGAAGGGGACCGCAGTGTGCTGTGCGAGTCGGGACTGTCCTAATGCTCacactgtttctcttctctcctcgtCTCCCCTCCTGCTGCCGCCGCTGCTGCCGCGCGCTCCTCTCAGGCCTCTCTTAGCCACAGCTGGATTTTTGCAGTTGCGTCTGAGTTTGTGTGTTTTCTCCCttgccctggcctcctcctcagctGAGATCTGGGGTTTCTGGGGCCCTGGTCATTTCCCTCTGCCCACTCCATTCCTCTCCTTATGTGTGGCCCGTTCAGGGGTCAGTGCCTCCTTCCTCGGGGACAGCTGGGAGCCTGCCCTTGGCCGAGGCAGAGGTACTGATTGATGTCATCACTGAACACTCACAGCTTCTCGGCTGTAGTGGCAGCAAGCCCAAgccatttgggggagggggctgtagAACCAGCCTCTGAGTTGAAGATCAGAAGGCTGCTTTGAGCCTGCAGCTCCCGCCCAGGTCAGCTAGCTAGTCTCACAGCTCCCCCAGCTGCTACTGGCTCCTCCCTAGTCTTCCTTCCTGGCCTGAGCCTGGAAACTGCTACGTACATAGGCTTCCAGCACCCGGGTTTGCAGTTACCGCCTCTCGGGTACCAACTGCCCTGCCTGGTGTGTCGAGTTCCCTGCGGGGTGGGCAGCGCTGACACTGCTGGGCCCAGGCAGCCACAGGCCGTGCTCTGAGAGCCCCTGCCCACAGGCAGCCTGGAGAACAGGAGAGGTGTCTGGTCTCCTTCCGTCTGTCCACCGTCTGTCTCTAGTCGTCTGCCTTGGCTGCTCCGGCACTTGTGGCTTCCTGTGTctctgggctgggaggagggctgggagggAAGGCTGGGCACGGGCTGGGTTCACCACGAGTCTTGTGCCTCAGATCAAGAAGGCTGAGGTGGACAGGAAGACGCTGGACTGGGAGATTGTAGAGCTGACCAACAAGCTGCTGGACGCCAGGAACACCATCAATAAGCTGGAGGAGCTGAACGTATGTGTGCCTCTGGGGCCTTCCTTGCCTGGGGCTAACTCTGTCCGGGCCCAGCCTGCTCCCTCTGGCCGGGCTGGGCTCTGAACTACGCTGTGTCTGCAGGAGCGGTACCGGCTAGACTGCAACCTCGCTGTGCAGCTCCTCAAGTGCAACAAATCCCACTTCCGCAACCACAAGCTCGCTGACGTGAGTACGGCACTGCCCAGCAGAGCCAGTCCGGCCGTCTTAGGACTCCTCTAACGCGTCACACCCCTCTCCGCCCCCTGCCTGTAACGGCCATCTGCTCTGCCTTCCCCTAGCCTCCGTGTCTCCTCTCAAGCCAGTCAGCTCTGTCACTGGTTGGTGTCTTGTATTCTGTCAAGCACCCATCGCTAGGGCTTGGGGCTGGCCCTGTTGGTATTTCTGAAatggagacatagagagagagactcaattTCAGGATCCCACTGTAGGAACGAGGGGGTGGCCAGAGCTATCAGCCATAAGAATAGTGAGAGAGGATTAGGCCCAGCTGACCCCCTTACCCCTAAAGGGCAAACTCTAGGGTGCAGATCCTCAGGCCTGAGGTTGATGGGCTGCAGGAATGGAGGTATTCCCAAGCCTGCTGGTCAGGACAGATCCTCAAACTCAGATCTGGTTTGGGCAGAAGCTCCTGCTAAGATGGAAAAGATGGAAGTTTAAGAGCAAGTGGGCCTTAGCACCAGTTCTGGATTCAGACCCTGGCAATGCTAATCAAAATCTTCATTATTTTACCCCTACGGAGCCTCAGTTTATCTGTGAAGTGAGGATATACTTGGCGTGCTGTAAGCACAGGAGACAGTTGAGTGCTGAGCACACAGTGGTACTTGTGTGTGGTAGCCATGACTTTTGCCATGAGTCAGCGTCTCTTGGGTTGGGATCATtcatgtctctcttttcttcttctccccagCTACCCTGTGAGCTACAGGATATGGTTCAGAAACATCTGCACAGTGGTCAAGAGGCTGCCAGGCCgggccctgcccccagcctggcACCAGGGGCTGTGGTACCCACCTCGGTCATTGCCCGGGTGCTAGAGAAGCCAGAGTCTCTACTGCTCAATTCGGCCCAGTCAGGCAGTGCTGGGCGCCCCTTGGCTGAGGATGTCTTTGTGCACGTAGACATGAGTGTTGCCTCGGGGGACCCAGCCAgtcccccagtccctggcagccCCACCCCCCAAGCCAATGGGGAGTGCCACTCTCTGAGCACTGCTGGGGGCTCCCCCGAGGACGAGCTGCCTCTGCCGGCCTTTGAGAAGCTGAGCCCCTACCCCACCCCGTCCCCACCGCACCCTCTGTATCCCGGCCGGAAGGTAATTGAGTTCTCCGAGGACAAGGTGCGCATCCCCCGCAACAGCCCCCTGCCCAACTGCACGTACGCCACCCGCCAGGCCATTTCCCTGAGCCTGGTGGAGGAGGGCAGCGAGCGGGCCCGCCCCACCCCGGCGCCCAGCTGCCCCGCTTCAGCTCCGGCCTCCCCGCaccaccagcccagcccagcccccctgACCTTCAGCGCCCCCGCCGGCTCTGAGGAGGACCTGCTGGCCAGCTGGCAGCGGGTGTTTGTGGACCGCACGCCACCACTGGCCGCCGTGGCCCAGCGCACAGCCTTCGGACACGACGCGCTCCCTGAGCTGCAGCGGCACTTCGCTCTTAGCCCCTCTGACGGGGAGGAGGGGGTTCTGGCACCTGGTGAGAGTGGACTTTTGCTGCCAACAGAACCTGGCGCTGGCCTTcccagggaagaggaggaggaagagctgaACCTTCCTGTCAGCCCTGAGGAAGAACAACAGAGCCTGCTGCCCAGTGATAGTGACACAGAGAAAGGGCCTGGCACCCCCCACGCGGAGGGCAGGACCTGGGCACTCCCCGGCTCCGGCCGCCCCCAGCGCAGCCCCAAGAGGATGGGAGTGCACCACCTGCACCGCAAGGACAGCTTGACCCAGGCCCAGGAGCAGGGCAACCTGCTCAACTAGGGCCCCTGCTTgccttcctgctgctgctgcactGGGACTGCGGGGAGACCCGCCCCAGCCCGAGCCACACCGCTCTGTCCCCACGCGGGCGGGGCGGGTAGGCGGTGGGCCACACCAGGCCTTTCCGCTGCACTGACAGCCTGGCACCAGCTTGCCTCATggtttcccccttttcttcttgaaatatttattctccCAAGGTGACATGCAGCTGGGCTCCAGCCCTTTCCTCAATCGGTCCAGCCCAAATCGGGCAGTTCTGGGGCTGAGGGGTTCGTCACATCAGTGTTCATCCTCCATCTTCCTTTCACAGccatgaggtttttgtttttgaggggGTGTCATTGGGATTAACCTCTAATTTCTGTTTTCTACTAACCTTTCTATTTGTTGCctgtttccctctccccccaaatCCTCCACACAAGCTGTTGCCTTCAGGGGGCCTGACATCGCAGGCCCTCAGGGGCGAGGGGGAGGCCGACTCAGGGCTCTCCTCAGCTGTGTCCTTCCTCCCTCTGGAAGGGAGTAGAGGGTGGGACTCAGAGACCTCAGGCTGGGCTCTAGGTCAGCCCTGGCCCCCCTCCCAACCTTGGCTTTAGACTGTTACTCCCACCTTTGGGAAATTTTCACATCgatgactattttaaaattaaataaagctatTTTACTGATATGGACTAATTTGTCTAATAATGACCATTCTTCTCCCCATTGTTGAATAGTCCCAGTCCCTGTGATGTCCTACTCTGCTAGTGATTCTCTGTTGCGGCTCTCTGCCTGGGCACAGAGCATCAGGGAGTGGGAGAGGCTGCGCCTTAAGTCAACTGGATGGAGCCCCTGAGTCTCCCCTTGAGGTAGGGTCCAGTCTAGCCCAGCTCTGGAGGCAAGCTCTTTACCTCAGTTATGTCCTTATAGGGCCTATGTAAGGTGTCACCTCAGAACTCTAGGTCCTAGAAGTCTGGGAGCTGACCAGTTTGAGACATTTGGGGCCAGAGGATGCTTTGGCTGTGGGAtggcactgccccctagtggtgcCTAATGGTAGTCCCAGTTCCTCCCCTACTGCCAGCCCCCAGTGACCACAGCCACAAACCAGGTTGTAGAGTTCATAAAATCTCTTCCGAGCCAGCGGGGCTGCAGCCAGAGCTGCCAACAAGTCCAGAGCCACGGCCTTGGGTTCAAGTGCCCCCAAGGCTGTTGCTCATTCACAGTTTCCAGAGCCTCCCACCACACTGCCGCGAGctgccagagccccaggcaaccccctcccctcccaaacCCCAGGGACTGACCCTGGTATCTGGGGCAAGGTGCTGGGGACGGAGACAAATGTAATGATGTGGAGAAGCCCAAGTAGAGAGTCACATCTCGGTCTCAGCCAACAGACTGTCCCCTAGTCCTGACGTCATAAGCACCATCTGAGAGCTGGGATCTGTGGAATGGCAGAAGGGTGTTCAGACCACCATTTGTTCTTCCATTGGGGACCACAAATAGGAAAAAAGTGGCCTAGCTTTCCCACACCCATCCATCCTCTCAGGTCCCAAGTCTCTACAGACCTGGCTCCAATCAACCCACCAGGCTCTTACCACTGGGGCACATCCAGGAGCTGCTTCCCGTCCGGTGGGCAGCAGGCTCCCGCCCCCTCTCTCGTTCTTGTGTGTCACCAGGCCCTcctgccacctcctcctcctcctctccctcggAAAGGAGGTCACAGATCTGCTGCTGCAGCTCTGGGCTAATGCTGTTCTCAGCCAATACCAGGCTCCGCAAAGCTGTGGGGTAATTTTCTACCATGTCCAACAGAGTCTGgggtggaaaagagtatggaaggGATAAACAGTTAATGTGGCTTCCCTGACTCCAACCAGCCACCCCTTGGTATATCTACAGATACCCTGGCTAACTTCCACCACAACCCCTGGCCTTTCCCGAATATAAGGATGTCTCACCTGAGCTGACTGGTTGGTGAGCCCTGTGCTCTCCAAGTCTAGGACCTCTAAGGTGCGACTGGAGGCCACAGCTACAGCTAGCATCCCTGCCACATGGTCACCTGgggacacagcacacacacacatacctgagTTCATGCACAGGCCATCTAACCCTTCCTCCCTGACAGCCTCCCCATTGACCTGAGGACATGagaccccacccccaggccaggAAACACTGACAATTGGTAGATGGCCAGTTGGGGAGCATCGTGATTGGTGAGTGAATGTATGAAGCACACTGGACCCAGGGATGATGATGGATGCTTTAATCTACCTGTTGGTTATCTATCTGGTCCTCCACATAGATAGCTTCTCTATTACCTCCCAGAGCTCCCTCGATCTTTCCTCATCCCAGTGTGAGGGTTACCATGGCAACTGATAATCCCAGGTGctaggatggggggggggtgagaaacTAAGGGGGTTTTCTTGAGTCTCACCCAGGGGGTTGTAGTCCAAATTGAGGACGCGGACCTGGGAGCTGTGGGCCACAGCAATGGCGAGACGGCTCCAGCCCTTAGGGGTGATGCCAGGGTTGGCACTCAGCGTTAGCTCCTTCAAACCTGGGCAACGTCATGAAAAGAAGCCAGGATGGAGAAGGTCAGGCACTCTTTAAGCCCCTACCCTGCCATGGGTCTCTGGGGTGTCTCTAATGGCTGGGAGCCACCCACCCCCACAACAGAACTCCACTGCCTTTAGAGGCCCTGCCTTCCCTGCCCACCAGCACTGAGTTCTAGATTCTCTGTCCTGTCCAGCCCCTAAACCTTCTCCTTCCCAAGAGGATTTAAAACACATTCTCAAGCTGTCAGAATCCTCAGCTCTGGGTCAGCGCCTCTGACCTCTGCGTTTAGCTTTTCATGAA of Saccopteryx bilineata isolate mSacBil1 chromosome 1, mSacBil1_pri_phased_curated, whole genome shotgun sequence contains these proteins:
- the TJAP1 gene encoding tight junction-associated protein 1 isoform X3, which translates into the protein MSCAFRPARIPAQGVSRHSEPDRARCSCPVGTRSASPSKGWRLAARACCHTPAPPEPQARGQAVRTDKEGHSCFPALPTPYRSSCLGPCWNVTGVMARASPNSRSARLSPPGFPQPPALFRWMAAGRLFMPRRPPEVAASTGPCGGCCPLLPPSSLQELLARGSGGAVGCGEPRADSPDGGTERAADRQTQIEEPSPPRMTSAAPAKKPYRKAPPEHRELRLEVPGPQLEQEDSLTDAERMKLLQQENEELRRRLALATRRTEALERELEIGQDCLELELGQSREELDKFKDKFRRLQNSYTASQRTNQELEDKLHTLIKKAEVDRKTLDWEIVELTNKLLDARNTINKLEELNERYRLDCNLAVQLLKCNKSHFRNHKLADLPCELQDMVQKHLHSGQEAARPGPAPSLAPGAVVPTSVIARVLEKPESLLLNSAQSGSAGRPLAEDVFVHVDMSVASGDPASPPVPGSPTPQANGECHSLSTAGGSPEDELPLPAFEKLSPYPTPSPPHPLYPGRKVIEFSEDKVRIPRNSPLPNCTYATRQAISLSLVEEGSERARPTPAPSCPASAPASPHHQPSPAPLTFSAPAGSEEDLLASWQRVFVDRTPPLAAVAQRTAFGHDALPELQRHFALSPSDGEEGVLAPGESGLLLPTEPGAGLPREEEEEELNLPVSPEEEQQSLLPSDSDTEKGPGTPHAEGRTWALPGSGRPQRSPKRMGVHHLHRKDSLTQAQEQGNLLN
- the TJAP1 gene encoding tight junction-associated protein 1 isoform X1; amino-acid sequence: MSCAFRPARIPAQGVSRHSEPDRARCSCPVGTRSASPSKGWRLAARACCHTPAPPEPQARGQAVRTDKEGHSCFPALPTPYRSSCLGPCWNVTGVMARASPNSRSARLSPPGFPQPPALFRWMAAGRLFMPRRPPEVAASTGPCGGCCPLLPPSSLQELLARGSGGAVGCGEPRADSPDGGTERAADRQTQIEEPSPPRMTSAAPAKKPYRKAPPEHRELRLEVPGPQLEQEDSLTDAERMKLLQQENEELRRRLALATRRTEALERELEIGQDCLELELGQSREELDKFKDKFRRLQNSYTASQRTNQELEDKLHTLASLSHSWIFAIKKAEVDRKTLDWEIVELTNKLLDARNTINKLEELNERYRLDCNLAVQLLKCNKSHFRNHKLADLPCELQDMVQKHLHSGQEAARPGPAPSLAPGAVVPTSVIARVLEKPESLLLNSAQSGSAGRPLAEDVFVHVDMSVASGDPASPPVPGSPTPQANGECHSLSTAGGSPEDELPLPAFEKLSPYPTPSPPHPLYPGRKVIEFSEDKVRIPRNSPLPNCTYATRQAISLSLVEEGSERARPTPAPSCPASAPASPHHQPSPAPLTFSAPAGSEEDLLASWQRVFVDRTPPLAAVAQRTAFGHDALPELQRHFALSPSDGEEGVLAPGESGLLLPTEPGAGLPREEEEEELNLPVSPEEEQQSLLPSDSDTEKGPGTPHAEGRTWALPGSGRPQRSPKRMGVHHLHRKDSLTQAQEQGNLLN
- the TJAP1 gene encoding tight junction-associated protein 1 isoform X5; this encodes MTSAAPAKKPYRKAPPEHRELRLEVPGPQLEQEDSLTDAERMKLLQQENEELRRRLALATRRTEALERELEIGQDCLELELGQSREELDKFKDKFRRLQNSYTASQRTNQELEDKLHTLASLSHSWIFAIKKAEVDRKTLDWEIVELTNKLLDARNTINKLEELNERYRLDCNLAVQLLKCNKSHFRNHKLADLPCELQDMVQKHLHSGQEAARPGPAPSLAPGAVVPTSVIARVLEKPESLLLNSAQSGSAGRPLAEDVFVHVDMSVASGDPASPPVPGSPTPQANGECHSLSTAGGSPEDELPLPAFEKLSPYPTPSPPHPLYPGRKVIEFSEDKVRIPRNSPLPNCTYATRQAISLSLVEEGSERARPTPAPSCPASAPASPHHQPSPAPLTFSAPAGSEEDLLASWQRVFVDRTPPLAAVAQRTAFGHDALPELQRHFALSPSDGEEGVLAPGESGLLLPTEPGAGLPREEEEEELNLPVSPEEEQQSLLPSDSDTEKGPGTPHAEGRTWALPGSGRPQRSPKRMGVHHLHRKDSLTQAQEQGNLLN
- the LRRC73 gene encoding leucine-rich repeat-containing protein 73, with translation MLPSSIQISGEPLSGAEVRDICRGLRDNAVRLLSLRGCRLCDRDFGRICRALAGATSLAQLNLNLGVVSSPSRIKQLAEALRTNRSIQSLFLHGSPLTDAGLALLNPALALHPALVALDLGDCMLGDEAINLICGLLPPDGAKSGLKELTLSANPGITPKGWSRLAIAVAHSSQVRVLNLDYNPLGDHVAGMLAVAVASSRTLEVLDLESTGLTNQSAQTLLDMVENYPTALRSLVLAENSISPELQQQICDLLSEGEEEEEVAGGPGDTQERERGREPAAHRTGSSSWMCPSDPSSQMVLMTSGLGDSLLAETEM
- the TJAP1 gene encoding tight junction-associated protein 1 isoform X2, encoding MSCAFRPARIPAQGVSRHSEPDRARCSCPVGTRSASPSKGWRLAARACCHTPAPPEPQARGQAVRTDKEGHSCFPALPTPYRSSCLGPCWNVTGVMARASPNSRSARLSPPGFPQPPALFRWMAAGRLFMPRRPPEVAASTGPCGGCCPLLPPSSLQELLARGSGGAVGCGEPRADSPDGGTERAADRQTIEEPSPPRMTSAAPAKKPYRKAPPEHRELRLEVPGPQLEQEDSLTDAERMKLLQQENEELRRRLALATRRTEALERELEIGQDCLELELGQSREELDKFKDKFRRLQNSYTASQRTNQELEDKLHTLASLSHSWIFAIKKAEVDRKTLDWEIVELTNKLLDARNTINKLEELNERYRLDCNLAVQLLKCNKSHFRNHKLADLPCELQDMVQKHLHSGQEAARPGPAPSLAPGAVVPTSVIARVLEKPESLLLNSAQSGSAGRPLAEDVFVHVDMSVASGDPASPPVPGSPTPQANGECHSLSTAGGSPEDELPLPAFEKLSPYPTPSPPHPLYPGRKVIEFSEDKVRIPRNSPLPNCTYATRQAISLSLVEEGSERARPTPAPSCPASAPASPHHQPSPAPLTFSAPAGSEEDLLASWQRVFVDRTPPLAAVAQRTAFGHDALPELQRHFALSPSDGEEGVLAPGESGLLLPTEPGAGLPREEEEEELNLPVSPEEEQQSLLPSDSDTEKGPGTPHAEGRTWALPGSGRPQRSPKRMGVHHLHRKDSLTQAQEQGNLLN
- the TJAP1 gene encoding tight junction-associated protein 1 isoform X4, translating into MARASPNSRSARLSPPGFPQPPALFRWMAAGRLFMPRRPPEVAASTGPCGGCCPLLPPSSLQELLARGSGGAVGCGEPRADSPDGGTERAADRQTQIEEPSPPRMTSAAPAKKPYRKAPPEHRELRLEVPGPQLEQEDSLTDAERMKLLQQENEELRRRLALATRRTEALERELEIGQDCLELELGQSREELDKFKDKFRRLQNSYTASQRTNQELEDKLHTLASLSHSWIFAIKKAEVDRKTLDWEIVELTNKLLDARNTINKLEELNERYRLDCNLAVQLLKCNKSHFRNHKLADLPCELQDMVQKHLHSGQEAARPGPAPSLAPGAVVPTSVIARVLEKPESLLLNSAQSGSAGRPLAEDVFVHVDMSVASGDPASPPVPGSPTPQANGECHSLSTAGGSPEDELPLPAFEKLSPYPTPSPPHPLYPGRKVIEFSEDKVRIPRNSPLPNCTYATRQAISLSLVEEGSERARPTPAPSCPASAPASPHHQPSPAPLTFSAPAGSEEDLLASWQRVFVDRTPPLAAVAQRTAFGHDALPELQRHFALSPSDGEEGVLAPGESGLLLPTEPGAGLPREEEEEELNLPVSPEEEQQSLLPSDSDTEKGPGTPHAEGRTWALPGSGRPQRSPKRMGVHHLHRKDSLTQAQEQGNLLN